Proteins found in one Spirochaetota bacterium genomic segment:
- a CDS encoding formyltransferase family protein, whose translation MIINNVLLYLGRNRPTGRDDYGMILFEKLEKEGYNIEGLIIYKDDPINLYPEVKMKKRFFLPDELKLKRTEIIEKLKIDEVKTNINNWLNEIRKLNLDIGIVFYGNWIPSELFSIPRYGFINYHPGPLPYLRGMEPDTFAILEGWKKIWGTVHKVEEDFDKGDLIAKTGIYKISKYSTPIQVLYNLTMLGVDAILKSLDKLETKKNFTKIQSSGSYATLKKAKELSFIDFEKDNCEIIWRKLRAFCGQDIGIRLKVKINGEEFIIFDLELYKTKILTKIKPGTLMGLYMGRGKFRNQPILKVKDGFCIMLVDNECEKFFREWIIPPRKRKRRTSFKLLLKSINLKYNSIIIEIIKSYLNRLIKINI comes from the coding sequence ATGATTATAAATAATGTTTTATTGTATCTAGGTAGAAATAGGCCAACTGGAAGGGATGATTATGGAATGATATTGTTTGAAAAACTTGAAAAAGAGGGATATAATATTGAAGGGCTTATTATTTATAAAGATGACCCTATAAATTTATATCCTGAAGTTAAAATGAAAAAAAGATTTTTTTTACCAGATGAATTAAAATTAAAAAGAACTGAGATCATAGAAAAATTAAAAATAGATGAAGTTAAGACAAATATTAATAATTGGTTAAATGAAATAAGAAAATTAAATTTAGATATAGGTATTGTTTTTTATGGGAATTGGATACCATCGGAGTTATTCTCTATACCAAGATATGGTTTTATAAATTATCACCCAGGTCCTTTACCTTATTTGCGTGGTATGGAACCTGATACTTTTGCTATACTTGAAGGTTGGAAAAAGATATGGGGAACTGTACATAAAGTTGAAGAGGATTTTGATAAAGGAGATCTTATTGCAAAAACTGGGATTTATAAAATTTCAAAATATTCAACTCCAATTCAAGTTTTATATAATTTAACAATGCTAGGTGTTGATGCGATATTAAAATCTTTGGATAAACTAGAAACAAAAAAAAATTTTACTAAAATTCAATCATCTGGATCTTATGCGACTTTAAAAAAAGCTAAAGAATTAAGTTTTATTGATTTTGAAAAAGATAATTGTGAAATAATATGGAGAAAGTTAAGAGCTTTTTGCGGACAGGATATAGGAATAAGACTTAAGGTGAAAATAAATGGAGAAGAATTTATAATTTTTGACCTTGAGCTTTATAAGACTAAAATCTTAACTAAAATAAAACCTGGTACCTTAATGGGTTTATATATGGGTAGAGGTAAGTTTAGAAATCAGCCAATATTGAAAGTAAAAGATGGATTTTGTATTATGCTTGTTGATAATGAATGTGAAAAGTTTTTTAGAGAATGGATTATTCCACCAAGGAAAAGAAAGAGAAGAACTTCATTTAAATTATTATTAAAATCTATAAATTTAAAATATAATTCTATTATTATAGAAATTATTAAATCTTACTTAAATAGATTAATTAAAATAAATATATAA